In a single window of the Biomphalaria glabrata chromosome 13, xgBioGlab47.1, whole genome shotgun sequence genome:
- the LOC106079463 gene encoding calmodulin-binding transcription activator 1-like isoform X4, translating into MDELNEAPSTSSKMDLHDQTFETADDSEDNVNIKLPEQLQKIVPAEEFVSVRHRWNTNEEIASILIAFDKHKDWLVLPQKIRPASGSMLLYNRKLVFYRRDGYCWKKRRNGSTIREDHMKLKVQGLECIYGSYVHSAILPTFHRRCYWLLQNPNIVLIHYLNVPYPEAAKPSIPSLSYELRQKDWTKEELVDQLRPMLSQVTQGTELDVEEDQKVEKLLEEILPFLMPTQENNKNAQTLQRLTRPLAPAPMTATHLTVTNTVSSSPISSTTASLKRPVRKQLRTDEPQPSCNLESLQNMGLVPQGVSPSLLPQHVMLAPQQSQSLQQPQCSVPNFHSLNGHSFLQKNSQSPLIISTAAGHIFGAENLMQGSGSSLPLNQQKNMSDVLNHSLASTINTPRFVTIGPDMGVTNSSTASCNETVSSIGMAYTQSNLLPALSPFSNKAVNSSTFPTNPSHSSSPEAPSSSPIKNESQTSSGAENSFHFPQQHLYQLVAQQNHSFPQDNSQPQQMQQHGQGQTPVLTLHLKPSGMTSLEGPGFVLSLQGATIVSQHKDQPELSSFTTNSSSPLSFSNNQGVVLVASQSPTGGLVLNRVSPSFQPITSSFAMTTSSSQQSFSSANVCSSEFVISTASPMTSSHYTQPLTLSDNNLSQGFTYSTPAVQKSGNPHVNPFSDIFSTTMTNSKPFPAKLDNEMFPVNSSSIQFSGHYSDSKDNNIGLQASSFDSLRKEISMASYDSSSSVMSSLVQPSYTGAVSGSSTSPSTVFCLQQNILQSHHPQTVCDNHQAKHDTVDLMAGPSGNICVKDMITNPSSCDTLDGSFSSLPSADLNLDDLLDLNDLDDVSDLGCSPFTPSDISDQALGNSDLVLCDQTGSGSGINLSVQGQDAMSGHLSPFACDPLGCHQPSSSHQTQSPHLQLNALNNQGRNTVDPEINSVIKDFSPDWAYTKTNTKILVAGPWVSQDACYTCVFDGEHVPALLLQPGLLRCYTQYHPPGFATLQVARNGVIISNLEVFEFCDKEQRDDISFHPEWFAIDSNQLKQLLLERLDHLCRHFVQSVFTLPDIGSVDNETLETLLVQQVQSLLTQRWSDSNLYPKAGQHNLTLLHLASGLGYAKFISCLIRWRMENTSVALEFEIDAQSVDSHACTPLMWACALGKIDAALTLYHWNPSPLKMCNKDGHLPLALARQRGHYNLANQVEQLERAKEQLKEQSSSSVMDTTCLQTSLISSHPMATATDYRPIAEDRKDDSELKDELTVPPTSFPKPGKPGPKLIRRYSEQVISQQIRTLSKRNSIDILPSGQDVDHVTIPTIGSPLGQPVRETNSEPHLPVSPDMAFVAPPAPRLLLEDEIDEPTVYPAEPSTSKMDTDEVCARANSPIIDVERISSDEEVDSNNKDGSKHQMVTLANQIIAAIPERIKLSPPKGDDVDDASSGRGRSESHSSLPSQGSPRPSSFGDDSGISTPMTDSLAFEEYRYPEFGTPASSLSPDSTCLPSPYSPYSFTLDSPPPTTAEFTEYFNAPTTYMEKDFSQLTLSDQEQRKLYEAAKVIQNAYRHYRDKQQQQQQQLQQQKEIEAAILIQSYYRRYKTYAYYKKMSHAAVLIQNQFRTYYAKRKKRGDTGATPRRESERLKKGRNQSVIIQQRFRSHYQRRSLDGKEGIGQTPGSGEAHDRELYQLIQVVRLPSSPQRKLPR; encoded by the exons ATGGATGAGCTAAATGAAGCTCCCTCTACTTCCTCCAAAATGGACCTCCATGACCAAACCTTTGAAACAGCTGATGACTCAGAAG ACAATGTCAACATAAAACTTCCAGAGCAGCTTCAAAAAATTGTTCCGGCAGAGGAGTTTGTTAGTGTTCGGCATCGCTGGAATACTAATGAG GAAATAGCCTCTATCTTGATTGCATTTGATAAGCATAAAGATTGGCTTGTTTTGCCGCAGAAAATAAG GCCAGCCAGTGGATCTATGCTATTGTACAACAGAAAGCTTGTATTTTATCGAAGGGATGGATACTGTTGGAAAAAGAGACGAAATGGTAGCACAATCAGGGAAGATCACATGAAGCTCAAAGTTCAAGGTCTAGAG TGCATTTATGGATCCTATGTACATTCTGCTATTTTGCCAACCTTTCATAGACGATGCTACTGGCTATTACAG AATCCGAACATTGTGCTCATTCATTATCTGAATGTTCCTTACCCTGAGGCTGCTAAGCCGTCCATACCATCACTATCTTATGAACTTAGGCAGAAGGACTGGACCAAAGAGGAACTGGTTGATCAACTGAGACCCATGT TGTCTCAGGTAACCCAAGGTACAGAACTGGATGTTGAAGAAGACCAGAAG GTTGAGAAATTGCTTGAAGAAATTCTGCCTTTCTTGATGCCAACACAGGAGAACAACAAAAATGCTCAAACCTTGCAAAGGTTAACAAGGCCCTTGGCCCCTGCCCCCATGACAGCCACACACTTAACTGTAACCAACACAGTATCATCTTCCCCCATTTCCTCCACCACTGCCTCATTAAAAAGGCCTGTCAGAAAGCAGCTTCGTACAGATGAACCTCAGCCTTCCTGTAACCTGGAATCATTGCAGAACATGGGATTGGTACCACAGGGTGTTTCTCCATCTCTGCTCCCACAGCATGTGATGCTAGCTCCTCAGCAAAGCCAGTCCCTGCAGCAGCCCCAGTGTTCTGTTCCCAACTTTCATTCCCTCAATGGTCATAGTTTTTTGCAGAAGAACAGCCAGTCTCCCCTCATCATTAGTACAGCAGCAGGGCATATTTTTGGAGCAGAAAATCTCATGCAAGGCAGTGGATCAAGCTTGCCACTAAATCAACAGAAAAATATGTCTGATGTCTTAAACCACAGCTTGGCAAGCACCATCAACACTCCCAGGTTTGTGACCATTGGACCTGACATGGGAGTGACCAACTCCTCAACTGCCTCTTGCAATGAGACTGTCAGCAGTATAGGTATGGCCTACACTCAGTCCAATTTGTTGCCAGCTCTTTCCCCCTTCTCAAACAAGGCAGTTAATAGTTCAACCTTTCCTACAAACCCATCACATAGTTCCAGCCCAGAAGCACCTTCATCATCACCAATTAAAAAT GAATCTCAAACCAGTAGCGGAGCTGAGAACAGCTTTCATTTCCCTCAGCAGCATCTCTATCAACTTGTTGCTCAACAGAATCATTCCTTCCCACAAGACAACTCTCAGCCGCAGCAGATG CAGCAGCATGGTCAGGGCCAGACCCCAGTATTGACATTGCATCTGAAACCTTCTGGCATGACATCCCTAGAGGGACCTGGATTTGTTCTCAGTTTACAGGGTGCTACCATTGTCTCACAGCATAAAGATCAA cctgagttatcttcctttacTACAAATTCATCATCACCATTAAGTTTTTCAAACAACCAAGGAGTTGTTCTCGTAGCTAGTCAAAGTCCCACTGGGGGTCTGGTGCTGAACAGAGTCTCACCTAGCTTTCAGCCCATCACATCATCATTTGCCATGACCACCTCCTCCAGCCAGCAGAGTTTCTCCTCCGCAAACGTGTGTTCTTCTGAATTTGTCATCTCCACAGCATCTCCAATGACAAGCTCACATTACACCCAGCCCCTCACTCTTAGTGACAACAACCTGTCTCAGGGGTTCACTTACTCCACGCCTGCAGTGCAGAAATCTGGAAACCCACACGTGAACCCTTTTTCTGACATTTTCTCCACAACCATGACTAATTCTAAACCATTCCCAGCTAAACTTGACAATGAAATGTTCCCTGTAAATAGTAGCAGTATCCAGTTTTCTGGACACTATTCTGATTCCAAAGATAACAACATAGGGCTTCAGGCTTCATCGTTTGACTCTTTGAGGAAAGAGATCTCCATGGCCAGCTACGATAGCAGTAGCTCTGTCATGTCTAGTCTGGTGCAACCTAGTTACACAGGAGCCGTGTCTGGGAGCTCCACATCACCCTCCACAGTATTCTGTCTCCAGCAGAACATATTACAGTCCCATCATCCTCAGACAGTGTGTGATAATCATCAAGCCAAACATGATACTGTAGACCTTATGGCAGGACCATCAGGCAACATTTGTGTCAAAGATATG ATCACTAATCCCAGTTCCTGTGATACACTTGATGGCAGCTTTTCCTCCCTGCCCAGTGCTGATCTCAACCTAGATGACCTCTTGGACCTCAATGACCTGGATGATGTGTCAGATCTTGGCTGTTCCCCTTTCACACCATCAGATATCAGTGATCAAGCCCTGGGCAACAGTGATTTAGTCCTTTGTGATCAAACTGGCTCTGGCAGTGGTATAAACTTAAGTGTTCAAGGGCAAGATGCTATGTCAG GCCATTTGTCTCCCTTTGCTTGTGATCCATTGGGATGTCATCAGCCCTCCTCTTCCCATCAAACCCAGTCCCCCCACCTCCAGCTCAATGCTTTAAACAATCAGGGTAGAAACACTGTTGACCCTGAAATCAATTCTGTGATAAAAGACTTCAGCCCTGACTGGGCTTATACCAAG ACTAATACCAAGATTCTTGTAGCGGGTCCTTGGGTGAGTCAAGATGCCTGTTATACATGTGTGTTTGATGGTGAACACGTACCAGCTCTCCTGCTCCAGCCTGGTCTGCTCAGATGTTACACACAGT ATCATCCTCCTGGCTTTGCAACTCTCCAAGTGGCTAGAAATGGAGTCATCATTTCCAACTTAGAAGTTTTTGAATTCTGTGATAAAGAGCAACGTGATGACATTTCATTTCATCCGGAGTGGTTTGCTATCGACT CTAACCAGTTAAAACAACTTTTGCTGGAAAGATTAGACCATCTTTGTAGACACTTTGTCCAATCTGTATTCACTCTCCCA GATATTGGCTCTGTTGACAATGAGACTTTGGAGACACTTCTGGTCCAGCAAGTCCAGTCTCTATTAACTCAGAGATGGTCAGATTCTAACTTGTACCCCAAAGCTGGGCAACACAATCTCACTTTACTTCACCTTGCCTCAGGTTTGGGCTACGCCAAGTTTATTTCTTGTCTCATCCGCTGGAG AATGGAGAACACCAGTGTGGCTTTAGAATTTGAGATTGATGCTCAAAGTGTGGACAGCCATGCTTGTACACCATTG ATGTGGGCCTGTGCTCTAGGTAAAATTGATGCTGCCTTGACTCTCTACCATTGGAATCCTTCACCTTTAAAAATGTGCAATAAAGATGGTCATCTTCCTCTGGCATTGGCTAGACAGAGAGGACATTATAATTTAGCTAATCAG GTTGAGCAGCTGGAAAGAGCTAAAGAACAACTCAAGGAACAAAGTTCATCCTCAGTGATGGACACAACATGCTTGCAGACATCACTCATCTCCAGTCATCCAATGGCAACTGCCACGGATTATAGGCCCATAGCTGAGGACAGGAAAGATGACTCGGAACTTAAAGATGAGCTGACAGTTCCACCAACTTCTTTCCCTAAGCCTGGGAAACCAGGTCCTAAGCTGATACGACGTTATAGCGAACAG gttaTTAGTCAGCAGATTAGGACGCTTAGTAAAAGAAACTCAATAGATATCCTTCCAAGTGGACAAGATGTAGATCACGTGACCATCCCAACCATTGGCTCTCCCCTGGGGCAGCCTGTTAGAGAAACCAACTCAGAGCCCCACCTTCCAGTTAGTCCTGACATGGCGTTTGTTGCCCCGCCTGCTCCAAGACTTCTTTTGGAGGACGAGATAGATGAACCCACTGTGTACCCTGCTGAACCATCCACCTCAAAAATGGACACGG ATGAGGTGTGTGCTCGTGCCAATAGTCCAATTATAGATGTCGAGAGGATATCATCAGACGAGGAAGTTGATTCTAATAATAAAG ATGGATCCAAGCACCAGATGGTGACACTGGCCAATCAGATCATTGCAGCCATTCCAGAGAGGATCAAGTTATCTCCCCCCAAAGGGGATGATGTGGATGATGCATCAAGCGGTCGAGGCAGAAGTGAATCCCACAGTTCACTTCCATCACAAGGTTCCCCCCGCCCTTCCTCTTTTGGTGATGACTCTGGAATATCAACACCAATGACTGACAGTCTTGCCTTTGAAGAATATAG ATACCCAGAGTTTGGAACTCCTGCGTCCAGTCTTAGTCCAGACTCTACATGCCTCCCTAGTCCTTACAGTCCCTACAGCTTTACACTGGATTCCCCTCCACCCACTACTGCAGAGTTCACCGAGTACTTCAATGCACCAACAACTTACATGGAGAAGGATTTCTCTCAGCTGACCTTATCTG ACCAAGAACAGAGGAAACTGTATGAGGCTGCCAAAGTCATCCAAAATGCCTACAGACACTACAGGGATAaacagcagcagcagcaacaacagcTCCAGCAGCAGAAAGAGATAGAAGCTGCTATACTCATACAGAGCTACTACAGGAGATATAAGACG TATGCCTATTACAAGAAGATGAGCCATGCAGCAGTTCTCATTCAAAACCAGTTCAGGACTTACTATGCCAAGCGCAAGAAGCGTGGAGACACTGGTGCCACGCCCAGGAGAGAATCTGAGAGATTGAAGAAAGGCAGAAACCAGTCTGTGATTATACAACAAAGATTTAG gtcTCATTATCAGAGAAGGTCTTTAGATGGGAAAGAAGGTATAGGTCAAACACCTGGATCTGGAGAGGCACATGACAG AGAGCTGTATCAACTGATACAAGTAGTCAGG ctcccctcctccccccaaaGGAAACTTCCCAGATGA
- the LOC106079463 gene encoding calmodulin-binding transcription activator 1-like isoform X3 — translation MDELNEAPSTSSKMDLHDQTFETADDSEDNVNIKLPEQLQKIVPAEEFVSVRHRWNTNEEIASILIAFDKHKDWLVLPQKIRPASGSMLLYNRKLVFYRRDGYCWKKRRNGSTIREDHMKLKVQGLECIYGSYVHSAILPTFHRRCYWLLQNPNIVLIHYLNVPYPEAAKPSIPSLSYELRQKDWTKEELVDQLRPMLSQVTQGTELDVEEDQKVEKLLEEILPFLMPTQENNKNAQTLQRLTRPLAPAPMTATHLTVTNTVSSSPISSTTASLKRPVRKQLRTDEPQPSCNLESLQNMGLVPQGVSPSLLPQHVMLAPQQSQSLQQPQCSVPNFHSLNGHSFLQKNSQSPLIISTAAGHIFGAENLMQGSGSSLPLNQQKNMSDVLNHSLASTINTPRFVTIGPDMGVTNSSTASCNETVSSIGMAYTQSNLLPALSPFSNKAVNSSTFPTNPSHSSSPEAPSSSPIKNESQTSSGAENSFHFPQQHLYQLVAQQNHSFPQDNSQPQQMQQHGQGQTPVLTLHLKPSGMTSLEGPGFVLSLQGATIVSQHKDQPELSSFTTNSSSPLSFSNNQGVVLVASQSPTGGLVLNRVSPSFQPITSSFAMTTSSSQQSFSSANVCSSEFVISTASPMTSSHYTQPLTLSDNNLSQGFTYSTPAVQKSGNPHVNPFSDIFSTTMTNSKPFPAKLDNEMFPVNSSSIQFSGHYSDSKDNNIGLQASSFDSLRKEISMASYDSSSSVMSSLVQPSYTGAVSGSSTSPSTVFCLQQNILQSHHPQTVCDNHQAKHDTVDLMAGPSGNICVKDMITNPSSCDTLDGSFSSLPSADLNLDDLLDLNDLDDVSDLGCSPFTPSDISDQALGNSDLVLCDQTGSGSGINLSVQGQDAMSGHLSPFACDPLGCHQPSSSHQTQSPHLQLNALNNQGRNTVDPEINSVIKDFSPDWAYTKTNTKILVAGPWVSQDACYTCVFDGEHVPALLLQPGLLRCYTQYHPPGFATLQVARNGVIISNLEVFEFCDKEQRDDISFHPEWFAIDSNQLKQLLLERLDHLCRHFVQSVFTLPDIGSVDNETLETLLVQQVQSLLTQRWSDSNLYPKAGQHNLTLLHLASGLGYAKFISCLIRWRMENTSVALEFEIDAQSVDSHACTPLMWACALGKIDAALTLYHWNPSPLKMCNKDGHLPLALARQRGHYNLANQVEQLERAKEQLKEQSSSSVMDTTCLQTSLISSHPMATATDYRPIAEDRKDDSELKDELTVPPTSFPKPGKPGPKLIRRYSEQVISQQIRTLSKRNSIDILPSGQDVDHVTIPTIGSPLGQPVRETNSEPHLPVSPDMAFVAPPAPRLLLEDEIDEPTVYPAEPSTSKMDTDEVCARANSPIIDVERISSDEEVDSNNKDGSKHQMVTLANQIIAAIPERIKLSPPKGDDVDDASSGRGRSESHSSLPSQGSPRPSSFGDDSGISTPMTDSLAFEEYRYPEFGTPASSLSPDSTCLPSPYSPYSFTLDSPPPTTAEFTEYFNAPTTYMEKDFSQLTLSDQEQRKLYEAAKVIQNAYRHYRDKQQQQQQQLQQQKEIEAAILIQSYYRRYKTYAYYKKMSHAAVLIQNQFRTYYAKRKKRGDTGATPRRESERLKKGRNQSVIIQQRFRSHYQRRSLDGKEGIGQTPGSGEAHDRELYQLIQVVRVGTASIISSQLVALLVVLLLFFV, via the exons ATGGATGAGCTAAATGAAGCTCCCTCTACTTCCTCCAAAATGGACCTCCATGACCAAACCTTTGAAACAGCTGATGACTCAGAAG ACAATGTCAACATAAAACTTCCAGAGCAGCTTCAAAAAATTGTTCCGGCAGAGGAGTTTGTTAGTGTTCGGCATCGCTGGAATACTAATGAG GAAATAGCCTCTATCTTGATTGCATTTGATAAGCATAAAGATTGGCTTGTTTTGCCGCAGAAAATAAG GCCAGCCAGTGGATCTATGCTATTGTACAACAGAAAGCTTGTATTTTATCGAAGGGATGGATACTGTTGGAAAAAGAGACGAAATGGTAGCACAATCAGGGAAGATCACATGAAGCTCAAAGTTCAAGGTCTAGAG TGCATTTATGGATCCTATGTACATTCTGCTATTTTGCCAACCTTTCATAGACGATGCTACTGGCTATTACAG AATCCGAACATTGTGCTCATTCATTATCTGAATGTTCCTTACCCTGAGGCTGCTAAGCCGTCCATACCATCACTATCTTATGAACTTAGGCAGAAGGACTGGACCAAAGAGGAACTGGTTGATCAACTGAGACCCATGT TGTCTCAGGTAACCCAAGGTACAGAACTGGATGTTGAAGAAGACCAGAAG GTTGAGAAATTGCTTGAAGAAATTCTGCCTTTCTTGATGCCAACACAGGAGAACAACAAAAATGCTCAAACCTTGCAAAGGTTAACAAGGCCCTTGGCCCCTGCCCCCATGACAGCCACACACTTAACTGTAACCAACACAGTATCATCTTCCCCCATTTCCTCCACCACTGCCTCATTAAAAAGGCCTGTCAGAAAGCAGCTTCGTACAGATGAACCTCAGCCTTCCTGTAACCTGGAATCATTGCAGAACATGGGATTGGTACCACAGGGTGTTTCTCCATCTCTGCTCCCACAGCATGTGATGCTAGCTCCTCAGCAAAGCCAGTCCCTGCAGCAGCCCCAGTGTTCTGTTCCCAACTTTCATTCCCTCAATGGTCATAGTTTTTTGCAGAAGAACAGCCAGTCTCCCCTCATCATTAGTACAGCAGCAGGGCATATTTTTGGAGCAGAAAATCTCATGCAAGGCAGTGGATCAAGCTTGCCACTAAATCAACAGAAAAATATGTCTGATGTCTTAAACCACAGCTTGGCAAGCACCATCAACACTCCCAGGTTTGTGACCATTGGACCTGACATGGGAGTGACCAACTCCTCAACTGCCTCTTGCAATGAGACTGTCAGCAGTATAGGTATGGCCTACACTCAGTCCAATTTGTTGCCAGCTCTTTCCCCCTTCTCAAACAAGGCAGTTAATAGTTCAACCTTTCCTACAAACCCATCACATAGTTCCAGCCCAGAAGCACCTTCATCATCACCAATTAAAAAT GAATCTCAAACCAGTAGCGGAGCTGAGAACAGCTTTCATTTCCCTCAGCAGCATCTCTATCAACTTGTTGCTCAACAGAATCATTCCTTCCCACAAGACAACTCTCAGCCGCAGCAGATG CAGCAGCATGGTCAGGGCCAGACCCCAGTATTGACATTGCATCTGAAACCTTCTGGCATGACATCCCTAGAGGGACCTGGATTTGTTCTCAGTTTACAGGGTGCTACCATTGTCTCACAGCATAAAGATCAA cctgagttatcttcctttacTACAAATTCATCATCACCATTAAGTTTTTCAAACAACCAAGGAGTTGTTCTCGTAGCTAGTCAAAGTCCCACTGGGGGTCTGGTGCTGAACAGAGTCTCACCTAGCTTTCAGCCCATCACATCATCATTTGCCATGACCACCTCCTCCAGCCAGCAGAGTTTCTCCTCCGCAAACGTGTGTTCTTCTGAATTTGTCATCTCCACAGCATCTCCAATGACAAGCTCACATTACACCCAGCCCCTCACTCTTAGTGACAACAACCTGTCTCAGGGGTTCACTTACTCCACGCCTGCAGTGCAGAAATCTGGAAACCCACACGTGAACCCTTTTTCTGACATTTTCTCCACAACCATGACTAATTCTAAACCATTCCCAGCTAAACTTGACAATGAAATGTTCCCTGTAAATAGTAGCAGTATCCAGTTTTCTGGACACTATTCTGATTCCAAAGATAACAACATAGGGCTTCAGGCTTCATCGTTTGACTCTTTGAGGAAAGAGATCTCCATGGCCAGCTACGATAGCAGTAGCTCTGTCATGTCTAGTCTGGTGCAACCTAGTTACACAGGAGCCGTGTCTGGGAGCTCCACATCACCCTCCACAGTATTCTGTCTCCAGCAGAACATATTACAGTCCCATCATCCTCAGACAGTGTGTGATAATCATCAAGCCAAACATGATACTGTAGACCTTATGGCAGGACCATCAGGCAACATTTGTGTCAAAGATATG ATCACTAATCCCAGTTCCTGTGATACACTTGATGGCAGCTTTTCCTCCCTGCCCAGTGCTGATCTCAACCTAGATGACCTCTTGGACCTCAATGACCTGGATGATGTGTCAGATCTTGGCTGTTCCCCTTTCACACCATCAGATATCAGTGATCAAGCCCTGGGCAACAGTGATTTAGTCCTTTGTGATCAAACTGGCTCTGGCAGTGGTATAAACTTAAGTGTTCAAGGGCAAGATGCTATGTCAG GCCATTTGTCTCCCTTTGCTTGTGATCCATTGGGATGTCATCAGCCCTCCTCTTCCCATCAAACCCAGTCCCCCCACCTCCAGCTCAATGCTTTAAACAATCAGGGTAGAAACACTGTTGACCCTGAAATCAATTCTGTGATAAAAGACTTCAGCCCTGACTGGGCTTATACCAAG ACTAATACCAAGATTCTTGTAGCGGGTCCTTGGGTGAGTCAAGATGCCTGTTATACATGTGTGTTTGATGGTGAACACGTACCAGCTCTCCTGCTCCAGCCTGGTCTGCTCAGATGTTACACACAGT ATCATCCTCCTGGCTTTGCAACTCTCCAAGTGGCTAGAAATGGAGTCATCATTTCCAACTTAGAAGTTTTTGAATTCTGTGATAAAGAGCAACGTGATGACATTTCATTTCATCCGGAGTGGTTTGCTATCGACT CTAACCAGTTAAAACAACTTTTGCTGGAAAGATTAGACCATCTTTGTAGACACTTTGTCCAATCTGTATTCACTCTCCCA GATATTGGCTCTGTTGACAATGAGACTTTGGAGACACTTCTGGTCCAGCAAGTCCAGTCTCTATTAACTCAGAGATGGTCAGATTCTAACTTGTACCCCAAAGCTGGGCAACACAATCTCACTTTACTTCACCTTGCCTCAGGTTTGGGCTACGCCAAGTTTATTTCTTGTCTCATCCGCTGGAG AATGGAGAACACCAGTGTGGCTTTAGAATTTGAGATTGATGCTCAAAGTGTGGACAGCCATGCTTGTACACCATTG ATGTGGGCCTGTGCTCTAGGTAAAATTGATGCTGCCTTGACTCTCTACCATTGGAATCCTTCACCTTTAAAAATGTGCAATAAAGATGGTCATCTTCCTCTGGCATTGGCTAGACAGAGAGGACATTATAATTTAGCTAATCAG GTTGAGCAGCTGGAAAGAGCTAAAGAACAACTCAAGGAACAAAGTTCATCCTCAGTGATGGACACAACATGCTTGCAGACATCACTCATCTCCAGTCATCCAATGGCAACTGCCACGGATTATAGGCCCATAGCTGAGGACAGGAAAGATGACTCGGAACTTAAAGATGAGCTGACAGTTCCACCAACTTCTTTCCCTAAGCCTGGGAAACCAGGTCCTAAGCTGATACGACGTTATAGCGAACAG gttaTTAGTCAGCAGATTAGGACGCTTAGTAAAAGAAACTCAATAGATATCCTTCCAAGTGGACAAGATGTAGATCACGTGACCATCCCAACCATTGGCTCTCCCCTGGGGCAGCCTGTTAGAGAAACCAACTCAGAGCCCCACCTTCCAGTTAGTCCTGACATGGCGTTTGTTGCCCCGCCTGCTCCAAGACTTCTTTTGGAGGACGAGATAGATGAACCCACTGTGTACCCTGCTGAACCATCCACCTCAAAAATGGACACGG ATGAGGTGTGTGCTCGTGCCAATAGTCCAATTATAGATGTCGAGAGGATATCATCAGACGAGGAAGTTGATTCTAATAATAAAG ATGGATCCAAGCACCAGATGGTGACACTGGCCAATCAGATCATTGCAGCCATTCCAGAGAGGATCAAGTTATCTCCCCCCAAAGGGGATGATGTGGATGATGCATCAAGCGGTCGAGGCAGAAGTGAATCCCACAGTTCACTTCCATCACAAGGTTCCCCCCGCCCTTCCTCTTTTGGTGATGACTCTGGAATATCAACACCAATGACTGACAGTCTTGCCTTTGAAGAATATAG ATACCCAGAGTTTGGAACTCCTGCGTCCAGTCTTAGTCCAGACTCTACATGCCTCCCTAGTCCTTACAGTCCCTACAGCTTTACACTGGATTCCCCTCCACCCACTACTGCAGAGTTCACCGAGTACTTCAATGCACCAACAACTTACATGGAGAAGGATTTCTCTCAGCTGACCTTATCTG ACCAAGAACAGAGGAAACTGTATGAGGCTGCCAAAGTCATCCAAAATGCCTACAGACACTACAGGGATAaacagcagcagcagcaacaacagcTCCAGCAGCAGAAAGAGATAGAAGCTGCTATACTCATACAGAGCTACTACAGGAGATATAAGACG TATGCCTATTACAAGAAGATGAGCCATGCAGCAGTTCTCATTCAAAACCAGTTCAGGACTTACTATGCCAAGCGCAAGAAGCGTGGAGACACTGGTGCCACGCCCAGGAGAGAATCTGAGAGATTGAAGAAAGGCAGAAACCAGTCTGTGATTATACAACAAAGATTTAG gtcTCATTATCAGAGAAGGTCTTTAGATGGGAAAGAAGGTATAGGTCAAACACCTGGATCTGGAGAGGCACATGACAG AGAGCTGTATCAACTGATACAAGTAGTCAGGGTAGGTACTGCCTCTATCATATCTAGTCAGCTAGTAGCTCTTttggttgtgttgttgttgttttttgtttag